A window of the Dasypus novemcinctus isolate mDasNov1 chromosome 15, mDasNov1.1.hap2, whole genome shotgun sequence genome harbors these coding sequences:
- the LOC101426506 gene encoding RNA-binding motif protein, X chromosome-like, whose translation MYHIFLSKRGPPPRSGGPPPKRSAPSGPVRSSSGMGGRAPVSRGRDSYGGPPRREPLPSRRDVYLSPRDDGYSTKNSYSSRDYPSSCDTRDYAPPPRDYTYRDYGHSSSRDDYPSRGYSDRDGYGRDRDYSDHPSGGSYRDSYESYGNSRSAPPTRGPPPSYGGSSRYDDYSSSRDGYGGSRDSYSSSRSDLYSSGRDRVGRQERGLPPSMERGYPPPRDSYSSSSRGAPRGGGRGGSRSDRGGGRSRY comes from the coding sequence ATgtaccatatttttctttctaaaagagGACCACCACCACGAAGTGGGGGACCTCCTCCTAAAAGATCTGCTCCCTCAGGACCAGTTCGCAGCAGCAGTGGAATGGGAGGGAGAGCTCCTGTTTCACGTGGAAGAGATAGTTATGGAGGCCCGCCACGAAGGGAACCCTTGCCCTCTCGTAGAGATGTTTATTTGTCCCCAAGAGATGATGGATATTCTACTAAAAACAGCTATTCAAGCAGAGATTACCCAAGTTCTTGTGATACGAGAGATTATGCACCACCACCAAGAGATTATACATACCGTGATTATGGTCATTCCAGTTCACGTGATGACTACCCTTCAAGAGGCTATAGTGATAGAGATGGCTATGGTCGTGATCGAGATTATTCAGATCATCCGAGTGGAGGGTCCTACAGAGATTCATATGAGAGTTATGGTAACTCACGTAGTGCTCCACCTACACGAGGGCCCCCGCCATCTTATGGTGGAAGCAGTCGCTATGATGATTACAGCAGCTCACGGGACGGATATGGTGGAAGTCGAGACAGTTACTCAAGCAGCCGAAGTGATCTCTACTCAAGTGGCCGTGATCGGGTTGGCAGACAAGAAAGAGGGCTTCCCCCTTCTATGGAAAGGGGGTACCCTCCTCCACGTGATTCCTACAGCAGTTCAAGCCGCGGAGCACCAAGAGGTGGTGGCCGTGGAGGAAGCCGATCTGATAGAGGGGGAGGCAGAAGCAgatactaa